Below is a genomic region from Tepidiforma bonchosmolovskayae.
GTCGTCGTCGATGAGCTCCCCCGCGAAGAGCTCAAGCCGATCCTCCGCCTGGCCACCGAAGCCGATATCCGCCGGGCCGATGAACTTCACCGGAGGGCACAGGAACTCCTCCCCGAGGCGCGCCGCCTCGGCGAGGAGACCGGGTTTCCCGCACGGATCGACGCCGCCTCCTTCACCCTCGACGGAAAACGGCTGACCTTCTCCTTCACCAGCGAAGAGCGCCTCGATTACCGCGAGTTCGTCCGCCGCGCCAGCCAGCAGTTCAACGCCCGCGTCGAAATGCACCAGATGGGCGCCCGCGACCGCGCACGCCTCGCCGGCGGCTACGGCATCTGCGGCCGCGAACTCTGCTGCGCCAGCTGGCTCGAAACCTTCCCCTCCATCTCCATCCGCATGGCCAAAGACCAGGAGCTGCCGCTCAATCCCCAGAAGATCAGCGGCCTTTGCGGGCGCCTCCTCTGCTGCCTCAGCTACGAAGACGAAGGCTACCGCGAAATGCGGAAGTCGCTCCCGAAGGTCGGCCAGCGCTGCAGCACCCCCACCGGCGAGGGCAAAGTCGTCGCCATCAACATCCTCAAGCGGCAGGTCACCCTCCTCGTCGACGGCCAGCGCATCGAAGTCGGCGACCGCGACCTCGGCACCGTCGTCCGCTGGGACCCCTCCAGCAAGAGCGCGCCGCCCCCGCCGAGCATCGCCCGCGAAGAGGCGATCGCGCTCGGCCTCATCGAACCGGATGCCGACGACCTGGGCGATGCCCTCGAGGAGCCCGAACCAGTCTTCGAGCCCGGGCCCGGCCGCGGGCGGCTCCCCGGCGGCGGACCCCGCCGGGTCGTCCCGGCCCGCCCCGCGAAGCCCGAGCCTGCCCCCGCGCCTCAGCCGCTGCAGCCGCCGCCGCCTGCCCCCCGGCCCCGGCGCCCGCGCGGCGCAGCCCCGGCACCGCCCGGCGGTCCTGTCCAGGATCAACCCCCGCCGCCGCCGCCCGCCACCGGGCGCGTCTTCCGCCGGG
It encodes:
- a CDS encoding PSP1 domain-containing protein, with product MPERPPRVAGVRFRNAGKIFYFHAAGLRLEPGEYVVVETVRGPEIARVVIAPDQVVVDELPREELKPILRLATEADIRRADELHRRAQELLPEARRLGEETGFPARIDAASFTLDGKRLTFSFTSEERLDYREFVRRASQQFNARVEMHQMGARDRARLAGGYGICGRELCCASWLETFPSISIRMAKDQELPLNPQKISGLCGRLLCCLSYEDEGYREMRKSLPKVGQRCSTPTGEGKVVAINILKRQVTLLVDGQRIEVGDRDLGTVVRWDPSSKSAPPPPSIAREEAIALGLIEPDADDLGDALEEPEPVFEPGPGRGRLPGGGPRRVVPARPAKPEPAPAPQPLQPPPPAPRPRRPRGAAPAPPGGPVQDQPPPPPPATGRVFRRAGARQEPPPDQPPPAPGAGTEPGQAGTGRRRRRRRGRGGGQQPPSGGD